The DNA segment CTCCTGGGCCACCGCGGTCGCGGTCGGCCCGGCGGTGCGCAACATCGAGGACGGCGACCGCGTGCTGTTCGACCCCGACGAGCGCGCCGAGGTCGAGCTGCACGGCAAGGAGTTCGTGCTGCTCCGCGAGCGTGACGTGCACGCGGTGGCGGCAAGCCGGGTCGAGCCCGGCTCCACCGGCCTCTACCTTTAGCCGCTGCCTCTAGGGGCCTGTCTCCATATTCCGCGGGGCGATAGCCGAGCCCAAACGACTCTCAT comes from the Fodinicola acaciae genome and includes:
- a CDS encoding GroES family chaperonin translates to MDGASTDIDGQLPIRLLHDRVLVRRDDGEGERRSLGGIVIPATASVGRRLSWATAVAVGPAVRNIEDGDRVLFDPDERAEVELHGKEFVLLRERDVHAVAASRVEPGSTGLYL